In Phoenix dactylifera cultivar Barhee BC4 unplaced genomic scaffold, palm_55x_up_171113_PBpolish2nd_filt_p 000119F, whole genome shotgun sequence, the DNA window CTCCgctgacttcaccgaaatgctggcccgagctcgaaaGTATGCGAAGGCAGAGGAGGCCATCGCCTCTAGAAAGGGCGCGACCGAGCAGGCCTTGAAaaagcagaagaagcgccgcgaagAGCGCGACCGCTTAAGAAGTCGGTCTCGCCGCCGAGACAAGAACCCGCCTCGGCTGAGGAGCCCACCTCGACCGCAGGGACGGCATTGACCAAGGTCCCTGCCTCGACCGAGATCTCCACCGCAGCCACGAATGTCCTTGGGGAGGTACGAGAATTACACCTCGCTGAATGCCCTTCGAGCAGAGGTCCTTATGAAGATAGAAGGTCGGGACTATTTCCGACCTCCCCTCCCAATGCAGGATACCAGAGCTCGGCGCAATCcaaggaagtattgccgcttccactgGGACCACAGCCATAACACGGAGGATTGCTTTCAACTCCAGGACAagatcgaggcactcatccGTCGCGGAGTACTCAACTGGTTTGTGCGGAATCGACGTGAGGAAAGAAGGCCCGCGGAAAATGCCGCACCACCTGAAAATCAAATaacaacaggcctatcgccgacaccatcaacaccattggAGAAGGAAACTCGGCTGAAGAACCAACCGAGGAAAGGATCCCACTGAAGCACCTGCGCACCTCCGAAGCCATTTCCTTCTCGGACAAGGACTTGGAAGGAGTTGAAACTCcacacgatgacgctgtggtcatctccatgattgtaaataaatttgatgtaaagcgcgtcctagttgataatggaagcttagTAAATATTTTGTACTACGATGCCTATCAAAAAATGGGGACGACGAAAAGCCAGCTTCGGAGAATGAATGCTCCACTTGTCGGATTCACCGGGGATTCGGTCCCGGTCGAGGGCGAGATCGGCCTTCTTGTCACGGTCGGGCTCGCTCCTCGAGAAAATACTGTAaggacggacttccttgtgATCTGCCTGccttcggcctacaacgccattctcggacgaccagggctaaatgccctccgagcTGTGGTATCGACTTACCACTTGCTCGTATGGTTCCCCAccgaccaaggagtaggcgaagtTCGTGGGGACCAGCTGGTAGCTAAACGATGCTATATGGCGACTCATAAAGCAAAGCAACCAGCTAAAGCCCCAAGCCAGAATAAGCAAGCGGCCGAGGTGCCGACCCAGGCGTCAGACCAGACGCTGCCCATCAAAACCCTGAAGGTGCGAGACGGCCCCTAccaagagcgggtagagcccggtgagctcctcaCCCAAATTCCATTAAGACAAAACTATCCAaggctaactgtgcaggtcggctctggcctgaGCCCCCTCGAAAGGGATTGCCTGATCGAGTTCCTCCGGGCcaacatggacgtcttcgcctggtcgcctgccAACATGCCGGAAATCGATCCCAAAgtcatggttcaccgactccaggtgaagccaaCCTGCAGGCCTGTGCGGCAGAAGAAAcggggctccgccccggaacgacaacgagcagccgccgaggaagtggacaaactcctcgaggccggcttcatccgaaAAATCTCCTATCCAGATTGGCTCGCCAACATGGTCCTCGTGAGGAAATCTAACGGgaagtggcgcatgtgcgtggactacatcgAATTGAATAAAGCTTGCctaaaggacagctttccacttctCAGCATTGACCAGCTTGTCGACTCTACCTCGGAACACCAGctgctgaccttcatggatgccttctcgggatacaatcaaatccaaATGGCGCccgaagatgaggagaagaccgccttcatcaccgacaagggcctcTATTGCTATAAAGTGATGTCGTTTGGGTTGAAGAACGCCGGAGCGacatatcaaaggctggtcagccagatcTTCAAAGATCAGATAGGCCGAAATATGtaggtctatgtggacgacatgctggtaaagagccggaTGGCAAAGCAccatatagccgacctcaatgaagcgtTCTCCACTCTCAGGAAAtatcaaatgaagctcaaccctgcCAAGTGCGCCTTCGGAGTCACCTCAGGCAAGTTCCTCGGGTTCGTGGTAACCCAACGGGGGATTGAAGCAAACCCCGAAAAAATCAGAGCGCTGCAGGAGATGGTGCCGCCAAAgacagtcaaggaggtacagcagCTCACCGGACGGATCGCGGCTCTGGGAAGATTCGTCTTCAGGTCGGCTGAgcggtgcctcccattcttcaaaatcctcaaGCGACCGAAGGATTTCTTATGGTCGGAGGAATGCCAGCAAGCTTTTGAAGAGCTTAGGCACCTTTTCGCCTCTCCGCCGCTGCTCACCAAACCCCAGCAGGGCGAGCTTCTCTATTTGTAACTGGCCATATCTCCGGTTGCGGTGAGTTCAGTCCTGGTACGAGAAGAGAACAAGCTCCAAAGACcagtgtactacaccagccgggtcctaAGGAATGCTGAGACAAGATATTCTAAATTGGAGAAAACTACTTTTGccctggtcatctcagctcggggGCTCCGACCCTATTTTCAGGCCCACGCAGTGaccatactgaccgaccagcccatgAAGCAAATTTTGCAACGGTCGAATCGCGAAATGGGCAGTCGAACTCGGAAagttcgacctcgaataccgtCCGAGGCCATCAATTAAATCCCAGGCACACGCTGATTTTATAGTGGAGTGCACCCTGCCGGATGATTCCGAGCTTACACCCACTGATGAGAATacaaaatgtcatatttttctttcttaatgtttagtcttgtatacttattttatgcctaaatgtactcattattcttatattttgatttaggatgcaaatggaagcgttaagtaaaaaacgaagctaattggatgattttggacAGTTTCGACATTGCTTCGTAATCTAAGCATAACTTTCTCATCCAagctctgattgagatgattcaagatgctATGGAATGCCAAGAAAACGCTCTACAACTTTTATGctttgagttttgatagatacgaactttatcaaggtcaaaattggtctcgaagttgctgcacgtccttagcctgcaatatgtggatttgactcggtcaattttcagaagtttccagatttgatgcacgaaaatcccagctggaaacaccactttcccggttatattaggactttattttatttttcgtaattagtcagatttgaatatttgttaggagatttttttggaagggataaaggtgaaagaaagggggctgcaaagggggctctttctcttttctcttggaggactcctctttctcttttctccttggaagtttgcatccatggctctgcgtggctaaagcttttattggtctaagaaaacagaagcctcgaaatcaataaaactgtgagatctgaatttgttttcattgttcaattcatgctttgatgtcgaatgtccttctgtgcatattttcatgattattttcgtttaatgactaggaggcctactagtttattattcgttgcaatctactgctaggttagatatcaaatccgtaattatttgattcctctaatctgtgaagcaactaagatctaataatttgctgcgtcagaaattttcagatcttaggaagaatactcggctaaatcaaatgcaaccgcttgtgtttgtgttgtttagtttcatcgatctctctaattcttaaggctgctactagattaaacctttagcgcttgtcttgggttgtttagtagttagggttaattagatcgcttgtttttaattaactacaactaagaagagatagaaaaatatttctatcggtggacattcaaagtgcaaattgatatctttgcatcaatgatcagttgtaaaattccgatggtggatgttgacttagaccaagatttgttcttttgattgatttcaatacttaaatttgaattcttctttagttgttttattattttcattatactcaaacccccccctccgtccttgttcaagttgcataaaactaggctagatactctccgtgggaATGATCCTTACTCGtactactacatatatatttttagaagtataggttttatttttggttgcctgcaacagcacaccaaattttggcgccgttgccggggagtgattctagttgatttttgtgcttcttgtgatctttatttcgtacttgaaatttttgaaaaaaaaaatcgttagTTTTCAATAGTTACAGTTTCAGcaaaattctgatttttggtgGAACTAGGCCTTGTTACTATAGTTTTCTGAAGGTAAACGACGTTTTGAGCAAGACTAGTTAATCAATTGGATTACTAGCCCCACCCTCTCGAGGCCAAATTCCACTGTTTTCTAGGTTTTTTAGGCATTTTTGTGTTTTAgcgtagaatttttatttattttcattactctaattttttttttctgatttgtttTTCATGGTTTATTAGAGTTTCCTTGACTGTTTATGACTGTAACTCGCTCTTCTAATCAAGGTGATTTGCAGTGTGATCCAGAAATAGAGAGAACTTTGTGCAGGTTGAGGAGGGAAGCTCGGAGAAATTCTGAAGTGAACGATCTAGCTCTTGATTCCCTATTTGCTAGCGATtctgatttagaagaagaggaagtcatggctgaaaatcgaactttgaaagagcttgctgcccctgatttgaatcaacaaccattatgcataacattccctactctagatgctactacttttgaattaaaatctggactaatacatctcttgcccactttccatggccttgcaggtgaagatcctcacaaGCATCTAAAGGAGTTTCATGTGGTATGCACGAGTATGAAACCCATGGAGGTGACCGAAGAGCAAATTAAATTAAGAGCCTTTCCGTTTTCTTTGAAGGATTCGGCTAAGGATTGGCTCTATTATCTACCATCTGGAAGTATTACCATATGGAACGAGATGAAGAGATTGTTTTTAGAGAAATATTTCCCAGCTTCAAGGGCGGCCAACATTCGAAAAGAAATTTGTGGTGTAAGGCAGCAAAACGGAGAGTCCCTACACGAATACTGGGAACGTTTCAAGAAATTATGTGCAAGCTGCCCCCATCATCAAATTAGTGAGCAGCTACTTATCCAGTATTTTTATGAGGGCCTTCTACCCACTGAAAGGAGCATGATTGATGCTGCTAGTGGAGGAGCTTTGGTGGATAAAACTCCAGAAACCGCGAGAAACTTGATTGCAAATATGGCAGCCAATTCTCAACAATTTGGCACTAGGCTTGACCCTCCATCTAAGCATGTTAATGAGGTAAATATTTCTTCCCTTGAACAGCAAATTGCGAGTCTAACTTCTCTTGTTCGTCAAATGGCTGTAGGTAATATGCAAACAGAAAAGGCTTGTGGGATTTGTTCGGTAGTAGGACATCCAACTGATATGTGCCCAACTCTTCAAGAGGAGCCCACTGAGCAAGTAAATGCGGCGGGTGGTTTTCCTGGACAACCTCAAAGGAAGTATGATCCCTACTCGAGCACATATAACCCAGGATGGAGGGATCACCCCAATCTTAATTATAAGAATCCACAAGTAAATCAGCCCGCGACTCAAAACCGCCCAAATTTTCAGCAATATCAGCAGCCATATCCTCCGAGACAACAACCGGGCCAAACTTCTAATTCTGGTATGTCTTTAGAAGATATTGTTAGGACTCTTGCCACTAATACTTTGCAATTTCAACAGGAGACAAAACAATTTCAGCATGAGGCGAGGGCCAGTATTCAAAGTTTAGACAATCAAATGGGCCAGATGGCAACCGCAATTAGTCAGCTAGAGGCACAAAGTTCGGGAAAATTACCCTCTCAAACAGTAGTAAATCCAAGAGAAAATGCAAGTGCAATCGTTTTGAGAAGTGGTAAGGAGGTTGAGATTCCAACAAAGGCAACCCCTGCATCGTCgaaacaagaaaaggagaaaaacattGTTGCAGACAGGAACATTTCCAATGACGATGATGTACCTAAGCATAAGTTTCCGCCTCTTTCGGCTTATAAACCAGTATATCCTTTTCCTCAAGCTTTAGCAGAATCTAGAAAAGATGAGCAAAATAAAGATTTATATGAGACTTTTCGTAGATGCGAGGTAAATATTCCACTTTTAGATGCTATTAAACAAGTACCTCGTTATGCTAAATTTCTGAAAGAACTATGTACAATTAAGCGGAAACAAAAACTTAAAGGATGTGAGAAGGTGAGAGTTGGAGAGAATGTTTCTGCAGTTATTCAAAGAAAACTCCCTGCAAAGTGCAAAGATCCAGGTATGTTTACTATCCCTTGTACGATAGGTAATACTAGATTTGAGAAAGCCATGATAGATTTAGGAGCTTCTatcaatgtcatgtcatattctatatatgcttctttgaaacttggacctttgaataaaactggtgttgtgattcaattggctgatagatCTAATGCCTATCCTAAGGGTGTAGTTGAGGATGTTCTTGTGCAAGTTAATGATTTGGTTTTCCCTGCTGATTTCTATGTGCTTGATATGGAGAATGGTGATCAAACTGCTCCTATTTTGTTAGGAAGACCATTCTTAAAGACATCCAAGTCTAAGATAGATGTTCATAGTGGCACACTTACCATGGAATTTGATGGTGAAATTATTAAGTTTAATATTTATGATGCCATGAAATATCCTGGTGATGATAATCCTGTTTATTCTATTGATGTGATTGATTCTTTAGCACaggaagtttttgaacttgatGGAAAAGATGGATTGGAAGTTGCCATTAGTAAGCATCTTGAGACAGAGAATGAGGAGTTAGTCTTGAGTACTGATTTGCAGGAAATTGTTGCAGCATTGAATAATTTTCCAAAGTTACAGCAGTCAGGTAACGTTTCTTATATTGCATTACCAGTTTCTAACGGAAGGCCTTTACCCTCTGTTTTGCAGGCCCCTATTCCAGATTTGAAGCCTCTCCCCAGTCACCTTAAGTACGTGTTCTTTGGAGACAGAGGAACATTACCAGTGATCATCTCCAATAAACTTAGTGCACTGCAAGAAGAAAAGCTTGTGCAGATCCTTAAGGAGCATCAAAAGGCTATTGGTTGGACAATTGCAGATATTAAAGGAATTAGCCCGACTACATGCATGCATCGTATCTTACTTGAAGAGGGAGCAAAACCTTCCCGTCAACCGCAAAGAAGATTGAACCCACCCATAATGGATGTAGTAAAGAAGGAGATCCTCAAACTTCTTGAAGTTGGAGTGATTTATCCTATTTCAGATAGCAATTGGGTTAGCCCGGTTCAAGTGGTTCCTAAAAAGACTGGAATAACGGTTGTGAAAAATTAGAATGATGAGTTAGTTCCTACCCGTATTCAAAATGGGTGGCGGGTTTGTatagattatagaaaattaaatgctGTAACTCGCAAGGACCACTTTCctttaccttttattgatcaaatgctcgaaaggttagctggtcattcttactattgttttcttgatggttattcaggCTATTTTCAGATTGCAATTGCTCCGGAGGATCAAGAAAAGACGACTTTTACATGCCCATTTGGGACTTTTGCATATCGTCGCATGCCCTTTGGTCTTTGTAACGCCCCGGCCACTTTCCAAAGGTGTATGGTTAGcatattttcagattatattgagcatatcatagaagtctttatggatgatttcacagtttatggagactcttttgatatttgtttgcataaccttacacttgttcttcaaagatgcatagaaactaaccttgtgttaaattctgaaaaatgtcattttatggttgaACAAGGTATAGTTTTGGGTCATGTTGTTTCATCTAGGGGAATTGAGATAGATAGAGCTAAAGTTGATATTATTCAATCTTTACCTTCTCCCATTTGTGTGCGGGAAGTTCGTTCTTTTCTTGGACATGCAGGTTTTtaccgaagattcatcaaggacttcTCCAAAGTAGCATTACCCTTATGCAAGTTGCTACAAAAGAATATGGCCTTTGAGTTCGATGAGGCGTGTAAAAATGCGTTTGATAAGCTGAAGGAACTTTTGACCTCTGCCCCAGTTATCCAGCCCCCTAATTGGAACATTCCTTTCGAGATAATGTGCGACGCAAGTGATTATGCAGTAGGCGCTGTTTTGGGTCAAAGAATTGGAAAAGTGTCTTATGCCATTTATTATGTTTCAGCTCTTCGTtatttgatgatgaagaaagaggCAAAACCAAGATTAATAAGATGAATACTTCTATTAAGTGAATTTGACTTGGAGATCAAAGACAAAAGAGGGACAGAAAATCGTGTCGCAGATCATTTGAGTTGTTTAGTTCATATGGAAGATGAAATTAGTCTGCAGGAAACATTCCCTGATGAGCAATTGTTCTCCGCAAGTGTGACATTACCTTGGTATGCAAATCTTGTAAATTATTTGGTTACTAATATGTTACCTTCTGGTTTGTCTAAGGCTCAAAGAGATAAGATCAAGAGTGATGCCAAATACTATGTGTGGGATGACCCATACTTATGGAAGCattgtgcagatcaagtgataagaaggtgcattcctgaaaatgaaattatttctattCTTACCTTTTGTCATTCTTATGCATGTGGAGGTCATTTTGGAGCTAAGAGGACGGCGAgaaaagtgctagaatgtggtttctattggccgtcTTTATTTCGAGATTCATATTCTTTTTGTAAGTCATGCGATCATTGTCAAAAGACAGGTAATATATCCCAAAGGAATGAGATGCCACAAACCCTCATACTATTTTgcgaaatttttgatgtttggggcatcgatttcatgggaccGTTCCCTATCTCTTTTggttatgtttatattttgctTGCTGTTGATTATGTCTCGAAATGGGTGGAAGCTAAAGCTACCAGGA includes these proteins:
- the LOC120104835 gene encoding uncharacterized protein LOC120104835, yielding MTVTRSSNQGDLQCDPEIERTLCRLRREARRNSEVNDLALDSLFASDSDLEEEEVMAENRTLKELAAPDLNQQPLCITFPTLDATTFELKSGLIHLLPTFHGLAGEDPHKHLKEFHVVCTSMKPMEVTEEQIKLRAFPFSLKDSAKDWLYYLPSGSITIWNEMKRLFLEKYFPASRAANIRKEICGVRQQNGESLHEYWERFKKLCASCPHHQISEQLLIQYFYEGLLPTERSMIDAASGGALVDKTPETARNLIANMAANSQQFGTRLDPPSKHVNEVNISSLEQQIASLTSLVRQMAVGNMQTEKACGICSVVGHPTDMCPTLQEEPTEQVNAAGGFPGQPQRKYDPYSSTYNPGWRDHPNLNYKNPQVNQPATQNRPNFQQYQQPYPPRQQPGQTSNSGMSLEDIVRTLATNTLQFQQETKQFQHEARASIQSLDNQMGQMATAISQLEAQSSGKLPSQTVVNPRENASAIVLRSGKEVEIPTKATPASSKQEKEKNIVADRNISNDDDVPKHKFPPLSAYKPVYPFPQALAESRKDEQNKDLYETFRRCEVNIPLLDAIKQVPRYAKFLKELCTIKRKQKLKGCEKVRVGENVSAVIQRKLPAKCKDPGMFTIPCTIGNTRFEKAMIDLGASINVMSYSIYASLKLGPLNKTGVVIQLADRSNAYPKGVVEDVLVQVNDLVFPADFYVLDMENGDQTAPILLGRPFLKTSKSKIDVHSGTLTMEFDGEIIKFNIYDAMKYPGDDNPVYSIDVIDSLAQEVFELDGKDGLEVAISKHLETENEELVLSTDLQEIVAALNNFPKLQQSGNVSYIALPVSNGRPLPSVLQAPIPDLKPLPSHLKYVFFGDRGTLPVIISNKLSALQEEKLVQILKEHQKAIGWTIADIKGISPTTCMHRILLEEGAKPSRQPQRRLNPPIMDVVKKEILKLLEVGVIYPISDSNWVSPVQVVPKKTGITVVKN